The following proteins are encoded in a genomic region of Glycine max cultivar Williams 82 chromosome 18, Glycine_max_v4.0, whole genome shotgun sequence:
- the LOC102667483 gene encoding protein MAINTENANCE OF MERISTEMS-like, translating to MTERYAWGVATLVHMYDQLNDASMSHSRQLDGYITLLQCWVYEHFSSVAESTADQDYDEASPRACRWIATKKTVKSICMPSYRERLDRLRIPDVCWIPYGEHREVWDFHVRSCYSGLLRWGPVAVYYRPERAVRQFGYTQTIPAPPVDSWVSYDDIHDRWMHYEDHIVPAGEVCVVPGACSNDCIDWFFRSSHPFMTPGHALDPLPHGHAL from the exons ATGACAGAGAGGTACGCTTGGGGAGTGGCTACTTTGGTTCATATGTACGATCAGCTAAACGATGCATCTATGAGCCACAGTCGACAGCTTGACGGTTACATCACACTGCTGCAg TGTTGGGTTTACGAGCATTTTTCCTCGGTTGCGGAGTCCACTGCTGATCAGGACTACGACGAGGCTTCTCCGCGTGCGTGCAGGTGGATTGCGACAAAGAAGACCGTGAAGAGCATTTGCATGCCGTCGTACAGGGAGCGTCTGGACCGACTCCGGATTCCAGATGTCTGTTGGATCCCGTATGGGGAGCATCGGGAGGTCTGGGACTTCCACGTCAGATCATGCTATTCCGGTCTCTTGCGCTGGGGGCCTGTTGCTGTTTATTACCGACCGGAGAGGGCCGTGCGGCAGTTTGGTTACACGCAGACCATTCCTGCTCCTCCTGTCGATTCATGGGTCTCGTATGATGATATACAcgacaggtggatgcactacGAGGATCATATCGTACCTGCAGGTGAGGTGTGTGTTGTGCCAGGGGCATGTTCCAATGACTGCATCGACTGGTTCTTCCGCAGCTCCcatcctttcatgacaccaGGCCACGCATTAGATCCTCTGCCTCATGGTCACGCCCTGTAG
- the LOC100796153 gene encoding vacuolar protein sorting-associated protein 22 homolog 1 yields MRRRPGIGGLQTHAAARDQFRLLGENVAKIRTDLMKEQLATFRSQLEDFARKHKNDIRKNPAFRSQFHEMCAKVGVDPLASNKGFWSELLGLGDFYYELGVQIVDICLATRVHNGGLIDLQELCHLLRHRRKTDREVVSEDDCLRAIKKLKVLGSGFEVISVGKKKLVRSVPTELNKDHNEILELAQAQGFVTVDEVERRLSWSSGRAIDALDTLLDEGLAMIDDGDKDGRRRYWFPCVSPISSSIGVDS; encoded by the exons ATGAGAAGAAGGCCAGGAATTGGAGGTTTGCAGACGCATGCCGCTGCAAGGGATCAATTCCGGTTGCTGGGTGAAAATGTCGCAAAGATCAGAACCGATTTGATGAAGGAGCAGCTTGCCACCTTTCGCTCTCAGCTCGAAGATTTCGCTCGCAAACACAAG AATGACATCCGCAAGAATCCTGCATTCAGATCACAGTTTCATGAAATGTGTGCTAAAGTTGGAGTAGACCCCTTGGCCTCAAACAAGGGTTTCTGGTCAGAGCTGTTAGGACTTGGTGACTTCTATTATGAACTCG GTGTTCAGATTGTGGATATTTGCTTGGCTACTAGAGTCCACAATGGAGGACTGATCGACCTGCAGGAACTCTGCCATCTCCTTCGCCATAGACGAAAAACTGATCGTGAAGTTGTTTCTGAGGATGATTGCCTGCGTGCTATTAAGAAACTGAAG GTGCTGGGTAGTGGTTTTGAAGTTATTTCTGTTGGAAAGAAAAAACTTGTTCGTTCAGTTCCAACTGAGTTGAACAAAGACCACAATGAGATTCTAGAACTTGCCCag GCTCAAGGATTTGTGACTGTCGATGAAGTAGAAAGGCGGTTATCTTGGAGTTCTGGCCGTGCCATCGATGCCCTTGATACATTACTTGAT GAAGGACTTGCAATGATTGATGATGGCGATAAAGATGGCAGACGGCGGTACTGGTTTCCTTGTGTGTCTCCCATCTCGTCTTCTATCGGAGTTGATTCCTAA
- the LOC100305581 gene encoding uncharacterized protein LOC100305581 precursor — protein sequence MEKQKTLMSLILLLLLFTSDVSAWTGEIHGRVVCDVCGDSSLGPEDHILEGAEVAVLCITKSGEVLNYQAFTDAKGIYTVAETMPESDRWDACLARPISSFHEQCTQLGEGSIGVKFSYNHPSGHSHTVRTFVYRPTSVPTYCI from the exons ATGGAAAAGCAGAAGACACTGATGAGTTTGATTCTGTTGCTGTTGTTATTTACTTCGGATGTGAGTGCTTGGACCGGTGAAATCCATGGAAGAGTTGTTTGTGACGTTTGTGGGGATTCTTCTCTTGGACCTGAAGACCATATTCTTGAAG GTGCTGAGGTTGCTGTTCTTTGCATCACCAAGTCTGGGGAAGTTCTAAATTATCAGGCATTCACTGATGCTAAGGGGATATACACGGTGGCCGAAACAATGCCGGAAAGTGATCGCTGGGATGCGTGTCTTGCCCGACCAATCAGTAGTTTCCACGAGCAATGCACTCAACTTGGTGAAGGCAGCATAGGGGTTAAATTCAGTTACAATCATCCATCAGGACATTCACACACTGTCAGGACCTTTGTATATCGACCCACCAGTGTTCCAACTTACtgcatttga
- the LOC100796680 gene encoding probable folate-biopterin transporter 4 isoform X2, producing MGRKRIPYLVIATVLSLVPWLILGLISTLRDSTWHLMVLLTAQNLGSAMADVVVDAMIAEAVRYERASFAGDLQSISWSSMALGGICGSLLGGYALSNLRIDTIFLLFCVLPCIQLLSCCFVEEKSENTKAEPEDSIVRDSHMNGSTLDEDSPLSKKSHSSTRRRKKGKKNAKGRAVNSSKSKIYKKGDSLALKWFHSLKEAIYDLCRAFRQPMIWRPMSWFFLAHVTIPNLSTVIFYYETEVLKLEASFLGTSRVVGWLGLMMGTFIYNRHLKYMTLRKILMCAHIGLAFLNLLQIAVVSRKNIAFGISDKIMVLFGSALADGINQFKFMPFLILSGQLCPPGIEGTLFALFMSINNLGSTLGSFVGAGLASILNIDSGSFDNLLLGIIVHALCNFIPIAFLFLIPKEATGSST from the exons ATGG GAAGAAAACGGATTCCCTACTTAGTGATTGCAACTGTTCTCTCCCTAGTGCCATGGCTTATTTTAGGCTTAATTTCAACCTTGAGGGATTCAACATGGCACCTTATGGTATTGTTGACTGCACAAAACTTGGGTTCAGCAATGGCagatgttgttgttgatgcAATGATAGCTGAGGCAGTAAGATATGAACG GGCATCATTTGCAGGAGATCTCCAGTCGATATCTTGGTCTTCTATGGCTTTGGGAGGAATATGTGGGAGTTTGTTAGGAGGATATGCATTATCCAATTTACGGATAGATActatttttcttctgttttgtgTACTACCATGCATACAGTTATTATCATGTTGTTTTGTGgaggaaaaatctgaaaataccAAAGCTGAACCAGAGGATTCAATTGTAAGGGATTCACATATGAATGGTAGTACCCTAGATGAAGATAGTCCTTTAAGCAAAAAGTCCCACAGTAgcacaagaagaagaaagaagggcAAAAAGAACGCAAAAGGTAGAGCAGTAAATAGCAGCAAATCAAAGATTTATAAGAAAGGAGACTCCCTGGCATTAAAGTGGTTCCATTCTTTGAAAGAAGCAATTTATGATTTATGCCGTGCATTTAGACAGCCAATGATTTGGAG ACCTATGTCTTGGTTTTTCCTTGCCCATGTTACGATTCCAAATCTTTCAACCGTCATCTTCTATTACGAAACCGAGGTTTTAAAGCTAGAAGCATCTTTCCTTGGGACTTCACGGGTTGTTGGTTGGTTGGGACTTATGATGGGCACCTTCATTTATAATCGTCACCTAAAGTATATGACCCTACGAAAAATCCTCAT GTGTGCCCATATTGGTTTggcattcttgaatcttctgcAGATTGCTGTAGTGTCAAGGAAAAATATTGCCTTTGGCATCTCAGACAAGATTATGGTCCTTTTTGGCTCGGCTCTTGCTGATGGAATCAATCAATTCAA GTTTATGCCTTTCCTGATCTTGTCTGGGCAACTATGTCCTCCAGGAATTGAAGGGACTTTATTTGCACTTTTCATGTCAATAAACAACTTGGGATCCACACTGGGGTCTTTTGTGGGTGCTGGCTTGGCATCCATATTGAACATTGATTCAGGATCATTTGACAATCTTCTCTTGGGCATCATTGTTCATGCCTTGTGCAATTTCATCCCAATTGCTTTTCTGTTTCTGATACCAAAGGAAGCCACAGGTTCTTCAACATAA
- the LOC102667612 gene encoding uncharacterized protein, with the protein MREVKNKLILAREQPWRRTKAKASLSAWMDVLINSGSEVEHEAFLATWLSMIGFSSIGLVSTLVFPIAVHLGRGNPIALGPAVLASLYKDLTLLKNTVVGMTEQLVLGYKLELEVTLQSPFYLVQIWVWERFKNLQPQPRLNNHEDPMMFRCHKVKALKIDNVRLALDSAMKKYAGKFKVFYSENENLVLLNTDLDKEPTGLLVSFVTC; encoded by the coding sequence ATGAGAGAGGTAAAGAACAAATTGATTCTTGCAAGAGAACAACCTTGGAGGAGGACAAAAGCTAAGGCTTCTTTATCTGCATGGATGGATGTTTTAATCAATAGTGGGAGTGAAGTTGAGCACGAAGCATTCCTTGCAACTTGGTTGTCAATGATTGGTTTTTCTTCCATAGGTTTGGTGAGTACGTTGGTTTTCCCTATTGCAGTTCATCTTGGTAGAGGAAATCCCATAGCTTTGGGACCAGCAGTTTTGGCCAGCCTATATAAGGATTTGACTTTGTTGAAGAACACAGTAGTCGGTATGACAGAGCAACTAGTACTTGGTTATAAATTGGAATTGGAGGTAACTCTTCAGTCACCCTTTTACTTGGTCCAAATTTGGGTGTGGGAGAGGTTCAAGAATTTGCAACCACAGCCCAGGTTGAACAACCATGAAGACCCTATGATGTTTAGGTGTCACAAGGTTAAGGCCTTGAAAATTGACAATGTGAGATTGGCACTAGACTCGGCGATGAAGAAGTACGCCGGCAAGTTCAAGgtgttttattcagaaaatgaaaatttggtaCTACTTAATACAGATTTGGATAAAGAACCTACGGGACTACTAGTCTCTTTTGTTACATGCTAG
- the LOC100797208 gene encoding octanoyltransferase LIP2p, chloroplastic — protein MDGYCGDCTLPSTASAYSSLPLGPYFKQHKPLLYSKPSKFNSLVINGHRRICDLFDLHQEQVPYEVAWFWQKEIVREKKAQIEKEGDCTDTLIILQHPSVYTLGTASTEGNLKFDMKNAPFNIYRTERGGEVTYHGPGQLVMYPIINLRRHKMDLHWYLRTLEEVVIRVLSSAFSIQASRLEGLTGVWVGNEKLAAVGIRVSHWITYHGLALNVTTDLSPFKWIVPCGIHDRQVGSIKGLVREGKQCIIDHGTTDLHQLDDASLIHTTHKSLIEEFSQAFQLEYCYKSISAALLYESKQSSLTK, from the exons Atgg ATGGTTACTGTGGGGACTG CACACTCCCATCAACAGCATCAGCATACTCATCTCTACCTCTAGGGCCATACTTTAAACAGCACAAGCCACTCCTATATTCCAAACCATCCAAATTCAACTCTCTTGTAATCAATGGCCACAGAAGGAT CTGTGATCTCTTTGATTTGCACCAGGAGCAAGTACCTTATGAAGTGGCATGGTTTTGGCAAAAGGAGATTGTCAGGGAAAAGAAGGCACAGATTGAAAAGGAAGGAGATTGCACTGACACCCTTATTATTCTACAACATCCTTCTGTTTATACATTAGGTACAGCTAGTACTGAGGGGAACCTCAAGTTTGACATGAAAAATGCTCCCTTTAATATTTATCGCACTGAGCGTGGTGGAGAAGTTACATACCATGGCCCTGGTCAG CTAGTTATGTACCCCATCATCAACCTTCGAAGACACAAGATGGATCTTCATTGGTACCTTAGAACTCTTGAAGAGGTTGTTATTCGTGTTCTTTCTTCAGCATTTTCAATTCAGGCTTCTAGGCTGGAAGGTTTAACTGGTGTTTGGGTTG GAAATGAGAAACTGGCAGCTGTTGGTATCAGAGTGTCTCACTGGATAACCTATCATGGCTTAGCACTTAATGTCACAACAGATTTGTCTCCATTTAAATGGATTGTCCCATGCGGAATACATGATCGTCAAGTAGGAAGCATTAAGGGGTTGGTGAGAGAAGGCAAGCAATGTATTATTGATCATGGAACAACTGATTTGCATCAACTGGATGATGCCAGTCTTATTCATACTACACATAAGTCCTTGATTGAGGAGTTCTCACAAGCATTTCAGCTTGAGTACTGTTACAAAAGTATTTCTGCCGCCCTGTTGTATGAAAGCAAACAAAGCTCTCTCACCAAATAG
- the LOC100796680 gene encoding probable folate-biopterin transporter 4 isoform X1: MIAWTKQLNAAFGASFLWLICLIYFTQGFRSFVWTSISYQLKDNLKLSPSASQFVFSVAFFPWSIKPLYGILSDCIPIKGRKRIPYLVIATVLSLVPWLILGLISTLRDSTWHLMVLLTAQNLGSAMADVVVDAMIAEAVRYERASFAGDLQSISWSSMALGGICGSLLGGYALSNLRIDTIFLLFCVLPCIQLLSCCFVEEKSENTKAEPEDSIVRDSHMNGSTLDEDSPLSKKSHSSTRRRKKGKKNAKGRAVNSSKSKIYKKGDSLALKWFHSLKEAIYDLCRAFRQPMIWRPMSWFFLAHVTIPNLSTVIFYYETEVLKLEASFLGTSRVVGWLGLMMGTFIYNRHLKYMTLRKILMCAHIGLAFLNLLQIAVVSRKNIAFGISDKIMVLFGSALADGINQFKFMPFLILSGQLCPPGIEGTLFALFMSINNLGSTLGSFVGAGLASILNIDSGSFDNLLLGIIVHALCNFIPIAFLFLIPKEATGSST, encoded by the exons ATGATCGCATGGACGAAGCAGCTGAATGCTGCATTTGGGGCCTCGTTTCTTTGGCTGATTTGCTTAATTTACTTCACTCAG GGTTTTAGGTCTTTTGTATGGACATCAATTTCCTACCAGCTTAAAGATAATCTTAAGTTGTCACCCTCAGCTTCCCAATTTGTGTTTTCTGTAGCATTTTTCCCATGGAGCATTAAACCATTATATGG AATACTTTCTGATTGTATTCCAATTAAAGGAAGAAAACGGATTCCCTACTTAGTGATTGCAACTGTTCTCTCCCTAGTGCCATGGCTTATTTTAGGCTTAATTTCAACCTTGAGGGATTCAACATGGCACCTTATGGTATTGTTGACTGCACAAAACTTGGGTTCAGCAATGGCagatgttgttgttgatgcAATGATAGCTGAGGCAGTAAGATATGAACG GGCATCATTTGCAGGAGATCTCCAGTCGATATCTTGGTCTTCTATGGCTTTGGGAGGAATATGTGGGAGTTTGTTAGGAGGATATGCATTATCCAATTTACGGATAGATActatttttcttctgttttgtgTACTACCATGCATACAGTTATTATCATGTTGTTTTGTGgaggaaaaatctgaaaataccAAAGCTGAACCAGAGGATTCAATTGTAAGGGATTCACATATGAATGGTAGTACCCTAGATGAAGATAGTCCTTTAAGCAAAAAGTCCCACAGTAgcacaagaagaagaaagaagggcAAAAAGAACGCAAAAGGTAGAGCAGTAAATAGCAGCAAATCAAAGATTTATAAGAAAGGAGACTCCCTGGCATTAAAGTGGTTCCATTCTTTGAAAGAAGCAATTTATGATTTATGCCGTGCATTTAGACAGCCAATGATTTGGAG ACCTATGTCTTGGTTTTTCCTTGCCCATGTTACGATTCCAAATCTTTCAACCGTCATCTTCTATTACGAAACCGAGGTTTTAAAGCTAGAAGCATCTTTCCTTGGGACTTCACGGGTTGTTGGTTGGTTGGGACTTATGATGGGCACCTTCATTTATAATCGTCACCTAAAGTATATGACCCTACGAAAAATCCTCAT GTGTGCCCATATTGGTTTggcattcttgaatcttctgcAGATTGCTGTAGTGTCAAGGAAAAATATTGCCTTTGGCATCTCAGACAAGATTATGGTCCTTTTTGGCTCGGCTCTTGCTGATGGAATCAATCAATTCAA GTTTATGCCTTTCCTGATCTTGTCTGGGCAACTATGTCCTCCAGGAATTGAAGGGACTTTATTTGCACTTTTCATGTCAATAAACAACTTGGGATCCACACTGGGGTCTTTTGTGGGTGCTGGCTTGGCATCCATATTGAACATTGATTCAGGATCATTTGACAATCTTCTCTTGGGCATCATTGTTCATGCCTTGTGCAATTTCATCCCAATTGCTTTTCTGTTTCTGATACCAAAGGAAGCCACAGGTTCTTCAACATAA
- the LOC100795628 gene encoding fatty acid desaturase 4, chloroplastic: MYSLAQHKYIPRFHLQACKNHPPHHPSSPVFCSTTTTTSRDKPNPKPLVIEPWLVPVPPTVVTADNPRPMNNDPSLQSTWSHRAWVAAGCTTLLISLGESIKGAMDLNMWAEPILAGWVGYILADLGSGVYHWAIDNYGDASIPIVGTQIEAFQGHHKWPWTITKRQFANNLHALARAVTFTVLPIVLLCHDPIVEGFVGMCSGCIMFSQQFHAWSHGTKSRLPPLVVALQEAGVLVSRSQHAAHHRPPYNNNYCIVSGVWNEFLDKHKVFEALEMVLYFKTGVRPRSWSETASEWIEEIETPSQIQAQ; this comes from the coding sequence ATGTATTCCTTAGCCCAACACAAGTACATACCACGCTTCCACCTCCAAGCTTGCAAGAACCACCCACCCCACCACCCATCGTCTCCAGTGTTTTGTTCCACCACAACCACAACGTCTAGGGACAAGCCCAATCCTAAGCCATTGGTCATTGAGCCATGGCTCGTGCCGGTGCCGCCAACGGTGGTTACCGCCGATAACCCCCGTCCAATGAACAATGACCCAAGTTTGCAATCAACATGGTCTCATAGAGCATGGGTGGCAGCTGGATGCACAACTTTGCTCATTTCATTGGGAGAGTCTATAAAGGGTGCAATGGATTTGAACATGTGGGCTGAGCCCATTTTGGCAGGTTGGGTTGGATATATTTTGGCTGATCTTGGATCTGGGGTTTACCATTGGGCCATTGACAATTATGGCGATGCTTCAATCCCAATTGTTGGAACCCAAATTGAAGCCTTTCAAGGTCATCACAAGTGGCCTTGGACCATCACTAAGCGTCAATTTGCTAACAATTTGCATGCATTGGCACGTGCAGTGACCTTTACAGTGCTTCCTATAGTCCTTCTTTGCCATGACCCTATTGTTGAAGGGTTTGTTGGGATGTGTTCAGGTTGCATCATGTTTAGTCAACAGTTTCATGCATGGTCACACGGCACAAAGAGCCGGCTTCCCCCGCTCGTGGTGGCGTTGCAAGAGGCTGGTGTGCTTGTGTCACGGTCGCAACATGCCGCACACCACCGGCCACCGTATAACAACAACTACTGCATAGTGAGTGGAGTATGGAATGAGTTTCTTGATAAGCATAAGGTCTTTGAAGCCTTGGAGATGGTATTGTATTTTAAAACAGGGGTTAGGCCAAGGTCATGGAGTGAGACTGCCTCTGAGTGGATTGAGGAGATTGAGACCCCTTCTCAAATCCAAGCTCAATGA